From Daucus carota subsp. sativus chromosome 6, DH1 v3.0, whole genome shotgun sequence:
GCGCTCGACTTATCcagagaaagttgctgatcaaTATGCAACACTCCTCTGTTCAACATCACCTGGTGGTAATACTGATTGTCAAACACCAACGATGTGTTCTGGTCCAAAAACGCTCTCGGATTTGAATCTGCAGGCCCGCATAGCTTCGAGAGTGTAGCATCCAAAGCCGGATCCATTGTCGGGTCAGGCCTACCAGAGCTAGACAACCTGGACCGGAAAAAACTACAATGCGCAAATCCAACTGTGTGTGCGCCCAAAAGGGTGACCATATCATTAAGTGTCAGCCCTTTGTCAGAGAAAGATCGCAATGCCTGAGGAACTGTGAAACGTGGGCTAGGCAAGTTCACGTCGCCTTCATTCGAGACAAGCCCATCACGCCTACCAGTGGGTACGGTGTAGTTTGGCCCCCCAGCAAGAGCCACGGAGTCGCGTGTCGCCATTGTTATGATATCAGCACAAGAAACCGTGGAAGGACAAGCGACTTCTAAATTCTTCTTGGCCTCATCGATGAGTTCGTAACCTCTAACTGTCTGATTTGGAACCGCTTCTTTTTCGGCTGAGTTGGCTTGCGTGGAATCAATAAGTATAGA
This genomic window contains:
- the LOC108227116 gene encoding peroxidase 44, with the translated sequence MAAMGLAFQSRAAVKPDLRVGFYDATCPKAESIVRQVVENRFRTDPSITPALLRMHFHDCFVRGCDASILIDSTQANSAEKEAVPNQTVRGYELIDEAKKNLEVACPSTVSCADIITMATRDSVALAGGPNYTVPTGRRDGLVSNEGDVNLPSPRFTVPQALRSFSDKGLTLNDMVTLLGAHTVGFAHCSFFRSRLSSSGRPDPTMDPALDATLSKLCGPADSNPRAFLDQNTSLVFDNQYYHQVMLNRGVLHIDQQLSLDKSSAPMVSNFAKNGAVFQQSFANAMVKMGSIQVVVGTDGEIRKNCRAFN